A window of the Rhizobium viscosum genome harbors these coding sequences:
- a CDS encoding glycerophosphodiester phosphodiesterase produces MADASGLQIAFESHVILLKWHRLRRRMADPLFSAEVMADGFKAGASMELDLRVRADGGFVVLHDKELEGETSGHGIIAQKSLADLRDLRMKDGNRPLLTSEDLAAMLQSAHPNALLQFDMKDDYDVIGEKGIAHLAEHLQQISASVIVSAGSLELILAVKEKLPHLRRGIDPTDKLSGIYKAEGWKAVEKQLLVDLRGPTEPETIYLYWPMLLNAAKAGLDMIALCHSEAKRVDAWTFTLKDPDGGFSDTEWTNFSALVALKPDQITTDEALATERAWLKRAAG; encoded by the coding sequence ATGGCAGACGCAAGCGGGCTTCAGATAGCGTTCGAGAGCCATGTGATCCTGCTGAAATGGCATCGGCTGCGCCGGCGCATGGCCGACCCGCTGTTTTCGGCTGAAGTCATGGCAGACGGCTTCAAGGCCGGCGCCTCGATGGAGCTTGATCTGAGGGTGCGCGCCGATGGCGGTTTCGTCGTGCTGCATGACAAGGAGTTGGAGGGCGAGACGTCCGGGCACGGCATCATTGCCCAAAAAAGCCTTGCCGATCTGCGTGACCTACGCATGAAGGACGGCAATCGCCCGCTCCTCACCAGCGAGGATCTGGCAGCCATGCTGCAATCAGCCCATCCGAACGCATTGCTGCAGTTCGACATGAAGGACGATTACGACGTGATCGGTGAAAAGGGCATCGCCCATCTTGCTGAACACCTGCAGCAGATTTCCGCCTCCGTCATTGTCAGCGCCGGAAGTCTGGAATTGATCCTCGCCGTCAAGGAAAAGCTGCCGCATCTGCGCCGCGGCATCGACCCCACAGACAAGCTCAGCGGTATCTACAAAGCCGAAGGCTGGAAGGCGGTCGAAAAGCAACTGCTTGTCGATCTGCGCGGGCCGACGGAGCCGGAAACAATCTACCTTTACTGGCCGATGCTGCTCAATGCCGCAAAGGCCGGCCTCGATATGATCGCGCTCTGCCACAGCGAGGCCAAGCGGGTCGACGCATGGACCTTCACGCTGAAGGATCCCGACGGCGGTTTCAGCGATACGGAGTGGACGAACTTCTCGGCACTGGTCGCTTTGAAGCCGGATCAGATCACCACGGACGAAGCCCTGGCGACCGAGCGGGCATGGTTAAAGCGGGCGGCGGGCTGA
- a CDS encoding ABC transporter substrate-binding protein: MTIADISRRGLLKGTALLLGTTALSRIALAQDVPAGGRLIVAADSEPKNLNPAIVASNGVFFIASKVIEPLAEASYEGSDGLAPRLATSWEGSADGLSVTFKLRDNATWHDGKPFTSADVAFSALNVWKPLQNLGRLVFANLQAVDTPDDHTAIFRFSKPTPFQLIRNALPAVTSVVPKHIFEGTDIAKNPANNTLVGTGPFKFAEYKPSEYYRLTRNENYWQKGEPKLNEIVYRVLPDRDSAGAALEAEEIHLAAFSAVPLADLDRISKVAGIKVISKGYEALTYQLVIEINHRRKELSDLRVRQAIAHAIDKKFVVDTIFLGYATESTGPIPKNSKEFYTADVANYNFDVEAANELLDQGGYTKGPDGNRFQLKLRPAPYFNETRQFGDYLRQALAAVGIDAVIVNADAAAHQKAVYTDHDFDIAVGPPVFRGDPAISTTILVQSGTPDGVPFSNQGGYVSAELDKIIAQAAVTVDPAARTDLYYKFQQLVVAELPLINVAEWGFITVARDTVLNVSDNPRWAVSNWGDTALQS; the protein is encoded by the coding sequence ATGACTATTGCAGATATCTCTCGGCGCGGCCTGCTGAAGGGCACGGCGCTGCTTCTCGGAACGACGGCGTTGTCCCGTATTGCGCTGGCGCAGGACGTGCCGGCCGGCGGGCGCCTGATCGTTGCCGCCGATTCCGAGCCGAAGAATCTCAACCCCGCCATCGTCGCCTCGAACGGCGTCTTCTTCATCGCGAGCAAGGTGATCGAGCCACTCGCGGAGGCCTCCTACGAAGGCTCGGATGGCTTGGCGCCACGTCTCGCCACGTCCTGGGAAGGCTCAGCCGACGGGCTCTCCGTCACCTTCAAGCTGCGCGACAACGCCACCTGGCATGACGGCAAGCCATTCACCTCGGCCGACGTCGCCTTCTCGGCGCTCAACGTCTGGAAGCCGCTCCAGAACCTCGGTCGTCTGGTCTTCGCCAATCTGCAAGCGGTCGACACACCCGACGACCATACCGCGATTTTTCGTTTCTCGAAGCCGACGCCCTTCCAGCTCATCCGCAATGCGCTTCCAGCCGTCACCAGCGTCGTTCCCAAGCATATTTTTGAAGGTACCGATATCGCCAAGAACCCGGCCAACAATACGCTTGTCGGCACCGGCCCGTTCAAGTTCGCCGAATACAAGCCCAGCGAATATTACCGGCTGACGCGCAACGAGAACTACTGGCAGAAGGGCGAGCCGAAGCTCAATGAAATCGTCTATCGCGTGCTGCCGGATCGTGATTCGGCCGGAGCCGCACTCGAAGCCGAGGAAATCCATCTCGCCGCCTTCTCGGCCGTACCGCTTGCCGATCTCGACCGCATCTCCAAGGTTGCGGGCATTAAGGTGATCTCCAAGGGCTATGAGGCGCTCACCTATCAGCTCGTCATCGAGATCAATCATCGCCGCAAGGAACTCTCCGATCTCAGGGTCCGTCAGGCGATCGCCCACGCGATCGACAAGAAGTTCGTCGTCGATACGATCTTCCTCGGCTATGCGACAGAATCCACCGGCCCTATTCCGAAGAATTCGAAAGAATTCTACACGGCCGATGTCGCCAACTATAATTTCGACGTGGAGGCGGCAAACGAGTTGCTGGACCAGGGCGGCTATACCAAAGGCCCCGACGGCAATCGATTCCAGCTCAAGCTGCGGCCGGCGCCCTATTTCAACGAGACGCGTCAGTTCGGTGATTACCTGCGCCAGGCACTTGCTGCCGTCGGCATCGACGCCGTCATCGTCAATGCCGATGCGGCGGCCCATCAAAAGGCCGTCTATACTGACCACGACTTCGATATCGCCGTCGGTCCGCCGGTCTTCCGTGGCGATCCGGCCATCTCGACCACCATTCTCGTCCAGTCCGGAACACCTGACGGCGTGCCCTTCTCAAACCAGGGCGGCTATGTCAGCGCCGAGCTCGACAAGATCATCGCACAGGCAGCCGTGACCGTGGATCCTGCAGCGCGCACCGACCTCTATTACAAGTTCCAGCAGCTTGTGGTGGCCGAACTGCCGCTGATCAATGTCGCCGAATGGGGCTTCATCACGGTCGCCCGCGACACGGTGCTGAACGTTTCGGACAATCCGCGATGGGCAGTTTCGAACTGGGGCGATACCGCGCTGCAGTCGTGA
- a CDS encoding ATP-binding cassette domain-containing protein — translation MTALFCCVKGLSVRYEQETALKSIDLDLVGGERLAIIGESGSGKSTLARALAGLLPVQARIEGNISWPALGHAPLPGRDFGFVFQDPGTSLNPMLTIGEQVAEGARRHLGLGWRQAYARAEELLERVSLLQPTNMRAFPHQLSGGQRQRVAIAAAIAARPALLIADEATSALDVVVQAEIVGLLDSLVREEGMTLLFITHDIALASGFVDRVAVFRGGALLEAGPVRSVLSSPANSYTAALIANHRDLSTPPLIAEVMS, via the coding sequence ATGACCGCTCTCTTCTGCTGCGTCAAAGGGCTTTCCGTCCGTTATGAACAGGAGACGGCGCTGAAATCCATCGACCTCGATCTAGTCGGAGGCGAGAGGCTGGCGATCATTGGCGAAAGCGGATCCGGCAAAAGTACGCTTGCCCGGGCGCTCGCCGGCCTTCTGCCGGTACAGGCAAGGATCGAAGGCAACATAAGCTGGCCGGCGCTCGGCCATGCTCCGCTTCCCGGCCGTGATTTCGGTTTTGTTTTTCAGGACCCCGGCACCAGCCTCAATCCAATGCTGACGATCGGCGAGCAGGTTGCGGAGGGTGCCCGACGACACCTGGGCCTCGGCTGGCGACAGGCCTATGCACGCGCCGAGGAGCTGCTGGAGCGCGTAAGCCTATTGCAGCCGACAAACATGCGCGCGTTCCCGCACCAGCTCTCGGGTGGCCAGCGGCAGCGCGTGGCGATTGCGGCAGCGATTGCAGCCAGACCCGCCCTGCTGATCGCCGATGAGGCGACCAGCGCACTCGATGTCGTGGTGCAGGCCGAGATCGTCGGACTTCTCGACAGCCTGGTGCGCGAGGAAGGCATGACGCTTCTCTTCATTACCCATGATATCGCGCTCGCCTCCGGCTTCGTCGATCGCGTCGCCGTCTTCCGCGGTGGAGCGTTGTTGGAAGCCGGCCCCGTCCGGTCGGTGCTGTCATCGCCGGCCAATAGCTACACCGCTGCCCTGATCGCCAATCATCGCGATCTCTCCACGCCGCCGCTGATTGCCGAGGTGATGTCGTGA
- a CDS encoding ABC transporter ATP-binding protein, translating to MTGLLSVNALSKAYSSSGRQVAALDTVSLTIAAGETLGLVGASGSGKSTLSRVLLRLLKPDSGSISFEGQDWLALRGAELRRRRARMQMVFQDPLAAFNPLASVASVLDDPLRIHAIADRKQRPADIAALLERVGLHATLAPRPVRTLSGGQRQRVAIARAIATRPSLLVLDEAVSALDVTVRGRILELLVELQREHGLAYLFISHDLAVVRAISHRIAVMDAGRIVEEGPAADVVNAPRSDAARRLVAAVPRLVTEPV from the coding sequence GTGACCGGGCTTCTGAGCGTAAATGCACTTTCCAAGGCCTACTCCAGTTCCGGTCGGCAGGTTGCGGCTCTCGACACTGTTTCGCTGACAATCGCAGCCGGCGAAACCCTGGGGCTGGTTGGAGCATCCGGCAGCGGAAAATCGACCCTGTCGCGCGTCCTTCTGCGCCTGCTGAAGCCTGATTCCGGCTCTATCAGCTTCGAGGGACAAGACTGGCTTGCGCTTCGAGGAGCTGAGCTGCGACGCAGGCGTGCGCGCATGCAAATGGTGTTTCAGGATCCACTTGCAGCCTTCAACCCATTGGCGTCCGTCGCCTCCGTTCTCGACGATCCACTGCGGATCCACGCCATTGCCGACAGGAAACAGCGGCCGGCGGATATCGCTGCCCTGCTGGAACGCGTCGGCCTGCACGCAACCCTCGCTCCCCGCCCGGTTCGCACACTCTCGGGCGGCCAACGACAGCGCGTCGCCATTGCCCGCGCTATCGCGACGCGGCCTTCACTGTTGGTGCTGGATGAAGCCGTTTCCGCGCTCGACGTGACGGTTCGTGGCCGCATTCTCGAATTGCTGGTAGAACTGCAGCGCGAGCATGGCCTTGCCTATCTCTTCATATCCCATGACCTTGCGGTGGTGCGCGCGATTTCGCATCGCATCGCCGTTATGGATGCCGGCCGCATCGTCGAGGAGGGACCGGCAGCGGATGTCGTCAATGCGCCGCGATCCGATGCGGCGCGCCGGCTCGTCGCGGCGGTGCCACGCCTTGTAACCGAACCCGTTTGA
- a CDS encoding ABC transporter permease codes for MKRALLLLRRRIISSIPVLLIVVIFSFFLLESASGDAVDAYLGSIGGGDAALIRSLRESYGLDQSVLARLWLYLSSLARLDLGWSVAFNRPVRDLIVERLPNTLLLMGSATALSFGLGSALGILAGTKPGSLRDRFLSIGSLIIYAIPSFWLGLVLSILFSVKLRWLPIAGIETIASGKTGLSRVLDVAEHLALPVGALAFIYLALFLRIMRSGMAEACKLDFVLFARAKGLSRSRIVLRHVARNALLPLVTMLGLQSAAMLGGSVVIESVFAIPGFGRLAQEAVNGRDAPLLMGIIVTSAVLVICVNFIVDLVYAALDPRIGASEGRA; via the coding sequence GTGAAACGTGCACTTCTCCTCCTGAGACGCAGGATCATCAGCAGCATCCCGGTGCTGTTGATCGTCGTGATCTTCAGCTTCTTCCTTCTGGAATCCGCCTCCGGAGATGCCGTCGATGCCTATCTCGGTTCGATTGGCGGCGGCGATGCGGCGCTCATCAGGTCGCTGCGGGAAAGCTACGGCCTCGACCAATCGGTCTTGGCTCGCCTCTGGCTCTATCTGTCGTCGCTTGCCCGCCTTGATCTTGGCTGGTCGGTCGCTTTCAACCGGCCGGTACGGGATCTGATTGTCGAGCGACTACCGAACACGCTGCTCCTGATGGGAAGTGCTACGGCACTCTCCTTCGGCCTCGGTTCGGCGCTCGGCATCCTTGCCGGTACAAAACCTGGCAGCCTGCGGGATCGTTTTCTCTCGATCGGCTCGCTGATCATCTATGCCATCCCGAGCTTCTGGCTTGGTCTGGTGCTCAGCATCCTCTTTTCCGTCAAGTTGCGCTGGCTGCCGATTGCCGGCATCGAGACCATCGCCTCCGGCAAGACCGGGCTATCACGCGTGCTCGACGTAGCGGAGCATCTTGCCTTGCCGGTCGGGGCGCTCGCCTTTATCTATCTCGCACTGTTCCTGCGCATCATGCGCTCTGGCATGGCGGAAGCCTGTAAGCTCGATTTCGTGCTGTTTGCCCGGGCAAAAGGTCTGTCGCGCAGCCGCATCGTGCTTCGGCATGTGGCGCGCAATGCGTTGCTGCCGCTTGTCACCATGCTCGGCCTGCAGTCCGCGGCCATGCTCGGCGGCAGCGTCGTCATCGAGAGCGTCTTTGCCATTCCGGGCTTCGGCAGGCTGGCGCAGGAAGCCGTCAATGGCCGGGATGCGCCGCTTCTGATGGGCATCATTGTCACGAGCGCCGTCCTCGTCATCTGCGTCAATTTTATCGTCGATCTGGTCTACGCTGCCCTCGATCCACGCATCGGCGCGTCGGAGGGCCGAGCATGA
- a CDS encoding pyridoxal-phosphate-dependent aminotransferase family protein has product MTEVAWNPLYGTPVYPAERYAALARRIGGILKTNNDVLLVQAEAVVALEAVATSLARPGLSLLNIVTGPYGNWFGQWLRRGGTHVVDIVAQPGLPIELDAIAVTLDTNPNVSALALVHAESASGILNPLPEIIALAKARGIVTIVDAVASVGGHALDVDALGIDIAVIGPQKALGGPAGVSALSVSQHAWELVLHDGAPRDSILSLADLKAWVDAGCGALPGTPAPLEFFALEASLDQVEAEGLAQIVARHEKAASASRAGLAALGTSLWVPAEQGSNLVTTVSLPSGLESTSVTGFAAGLGVELTLGVGTGLSHLIRINHTGARASFPTVLANVVAYGAALRQAGFPANIGAASEAVTKNYCG; this is encoded by the coding sequence ATGACCGAAGTCGCCTGGAACCCGCTCTATGGTACCCCGGTCTATCCGGCTGAACGTTACGCCGCCCTCGCCCGCCGCATCGGCGGGATCCTGAAGACGAACAACGACGTTCTGTTGGTGCAGGCCGAGGCCGTGGTGGCGCTCGAAGCCGTTGCAACCAGCCTTGCCAGACCTGGCCTCTCTTTACTCAACATCGTCACCGGCCCCTATGGCAACTGGTTTGGACAATGGCTGCGGCGCGGCGGCACTCACGTCGTCGATATCGTCGCTCAGCCCGGCCTGCCGATCGAGCTCGACGCGATCGCCGTCACACTGGATACCAACCCCAATGTCAGCGCACTGGCGCTTGTCCACGCGGAATCGGCAAGCGGTATCCTCAATCCATTGCCGGAGATCATCGCTCTCGCGAAGGCGCGAGGCATTGTGACGATAGTCGATGCCGTTGCTTCCGTCGGCGGCCACGCGCTCGATGTCGATGCGTTGGGTATCGATATCGCCGTGATCGGTCCACAGAAAGCACTGGGCGGGCCGGCGGGCGTTTCTGCGCTGTCGGTCAGCCAGCATGCCTGGGAACTGGTCCTCCATGACGGCGCACCGCGGGATTCGATCTTGTCGCTGGCTGACCTGAAGGCTTGGGTGGATGCCGGCTGTGGCGCGTTGCCGGGAACGCCGGCACCGTTGGAATTCTTTGCGCTGGAAGCCTCCCTCGACCAGGTCGAGGCCGAAGGGCTGGCGCAGATCGTCGCCCGCCATGAGAAAGCCGCTTCGGCGAGCCGAGCCGGCCTTGCAGCGCTGGGCACGAGCCTTTGGGTGCCGGCCGAACAGGGATCGAACCTGGTGACGACGGTCTCGCTGCCGTCAGGACTTGAATCCACCTCTGTGACCGGCTTTGCGGCAGGCTTGGGCGTCGAACTGACGCTCGGTGTCGGGACGGGCTTGTCTCACCTCATACGTATCAACCACACAGGCGCGCGGGCAAGCTTCCCCACCGTGCTTGCAAATGTCGTGGCTTATGGCGCTGCACTTCGGCAGGCCGGGTTCCCGGCGAATATCGGCGCCGCTTCGGAAGCTGTCACGAAGAACTATTGCGGCTGA
- a CDS encoding ABC transporter permease: MTLLRRLLQTPEGVIGLAILAVLLAAGLLAPVLSPGDPLRIAGRAMLTPFTDTGLPLGTDRLGRDVLAGLLYGARTSLAVGIAAAFSAMVLGLFVGMAAGFAGGVIDEALMRVVDASQIVPGFLLALAFVSIIGVSVPVIVFAIALGAWADPARLTRAQVLSIRERDYVAAARVIGMHPAEIAFKEILPNALPPVLALSATIVAGAILTEAALSFLGLGNPNLATWGSMIAEGRSVLRSAAYLSVLPGLALAITVLGVHLFSEGLTKALDSGGGPR, from the coding sequence ATGACCCTGCTGCGCCGTCTCCTTCAAACGCCAGAAGGTGTGATCGGGCTTGCCATCCTTGCAGTCCTTCTTGCCGCCGGCTTGCTGGCGCCGGTCCTGTCGCCAGGAGATCCGCTCCGGATTGCCGGGCGGGCGATGCTCACACCGTTTACCGATACGGGCCTGCCACTCGGCACCGACAGGCTGGGGCGCGATGTGCTCGCAGGCCTGCTCTATGGTGCGCGGACTTCTTTGGCCGTCGGCATTGCCGCAGCTTTCTCCGCTATGGTGCTTGGGCTTTTCGTCGGCATGGCCGCCGGTTTTGCGGGCGGCGTCATCGACGAGGCATTGATGCGCGTCGTCGATGCTTCCCAGATTGTTCCCGGCTTTCTGCTGGCGCTCGCCTTTGTCAGCATCATCGGAGTCTCGGTACCTGTCATCGTCTTTGCCATCGCGCTCGGAGCCTGGGCCGATCCTGCGCGGCTGACGCGGGCGCAAGTCCTGTCCATCCGCGAACGGGATTATGTGGCTGCCGCACGTGTGATCGGCATGCATCCGGCCGAGATCGCCTTCAAGGAAATCCTGCCGAATGCGCTGCCGCCCGTGCTGGCGCTGTCGGCCACAATCGTTGCCGGCGCAATCCTCACGGAAGCAGCACTTTCCTTCCTCGGTCTCGGCAATCCCAACCTTGCCACATGGGGCTCGATGATCGCCGAAGGCCGCAGCGTGCTCCGCTCGGCCGCCTATCTTTCGGTGCTGCCCGGCCTGGCATTGGCGATCACGGTGCTTGGCGTTCACCTTTTCAGCGAGGGCCTGACCAAGGCGCTCGACAGTGGTGGAGGGCCGCGATGA
- a CDS encoding inositol monophosphatase family protein → MNSAFDTSALTARAEVAIDVARKVGREAARFRREGNSGALHVENKGLQDFVTVADRQAEQAIREGLLARFPDDTFMGEETGGKSGSAGTWVVDPIDGTTNYIRGFRHWGVSIAFVVGGKVEIGVVYDAANDQVFSAIRGRGALKEGQPIHAAPTTDPANAIVVLGHSRKTSFDDYAALSKRLYERGMDYRRMGAAAVDLVRVAEGVSDLFYERHLNAWDMLAGALIAAEAGAKVAIPPVAMLLEDGGPVIAHSPGLAEEFAFLVEFEGLAG, encoded by the coding sequence ATGAATTCCGCATTCGATACCTCCGCTCTGACCGCGCGGGCGGAGGTCGCAATCGACGTGGCCCGCAAGGTTGGACGCGAGGCTGCGCGCTTCAGGCGTGAAGGAAACTCCGGCGCGTTGCATGTCGAAAACAAGGGCTTGCAAGATTTCGTTACCGTCGCAGATAGGCAGGCAGAACAGGCTATCCGCGAAGGGCTGCTGGCGCGCTTTCCTGACGACACATTCATGGGCGAGGAAACCGGCGGCAAATCCGGCTCTGCCGGTACCTGGGTCGTCGATCCCATTGACGGCACGACCAACTATATCCGTGGTTTCCGCCATTGGGGTGTTTCAATCGCCTTCGTTGTTGGTGGCAAGGTAGAGATCGGCGTGGTCTACGACGCGGCCAACGACCAGGTTTTCTCCGCGATCCGCGGCCGCGGCGCCCTCAAGGAAGGACAGCCGATCCACGCCGCTCCGACGACGGATCCCGCCAATGCGATCGTTGTGCTCGGCCATTCGCGCAAGACGAGCTTCGACGACTATGCGGCGCTTTCCAAGCGGCTCTACGAACGTGGAATGGATTATCGCCGCATGGGTGCAGCGGCAGTCGATCTGGTACGCGTGGCTGAAGGTGTTTCCGACCTCTTCTACGAACGGCATCTGAATGCCTGGGACATGCTGGCTGGCGCGCTGATCGCCGCGGAGGCCGGCGCGAAGGTCGCCATTCCGCCTGTCGCCATGCTGCTGGAGGACGGCGGTCCTGTTATCGCCCATTCGCCTGGACTGGCAGAAGAATTCGCCTTCCTCGTCGAGTTCGAAGGTCTTGCGGGCTGA
- a CDS encoding ABC transporter permease, whose translation MSASTSAGCSLAGLARFGLIVALIVVFSVFSILAPTFFTPGNLQSILVNNFTLLAIVSIAMTFAVSAGGIDLSVGTAVDFASFAFVSLVLAGQPVPLALFAGIAAGALVGVFNAVLVSVIGVAPFLATLGTLFIGRSIQQLLTNGGNPVYLPPSGVPDAFRFVGHGTIANVPVPLVIAAVVIAGAAAVFAWTRFGRVVVSIGIQPSVVRYSGIGLGVPVAATFILAGLIAAVAGLILTATVTVYIPSSGNAFLLNAIGATFIGTTLSPLSRPNILGTVLGVLLLSIVANGLLLTGLNFYWQQVGTGTLIFAVLAFSFINRKTVGA comes from the coding sequence ATGTCCGCCTCGACTTCAGCCGGATGCTCGCTCGCCGGCCTCGCACGCTTTGGCCTGATCGTGGCGCTCATCGTGGTTTTCTCTGTCTTCTCGATCCTGGCGCCAACCTTCTTCACTCCCGGCAACCTGCAGAGCATTCTCGTCAACAATTTCACGCTGCTCGCCATCGTCTCGATCGCCATGACCTTCGCCGTCTCCGCAGGCGGCATCGATCTGTCGGTCGGCACGGCCGTCGATTTTGCAAGCTTCGCCTTCGTCTCCCTCGTTCTGGCGGGCCAGCCGGTGCCGCTGGCGCTGTTCGCCGGCATTGCAGCCGGCGCGCTGGTCGGCGTGTTCAATGCTGTTCTCGTGTCCGTGATCGGCGTTGCACCATTTCTGGCGACACTCGGTACGCTCTTCATCGGCCGTAGTATCCAGCAATTGCTGACCAATGGCGGCAATCCGGTTTATCTCCCGCCCTCCGGCGTCCCGGATGCCTTCCGCTTCGTCGGTCACGGTACGATCGCCAATGTGCCCGTTCCGCTGGTGATCGCCGCGGTCGTCATTGCCGGTGCAGCAGCCGTGTTTGCCTGGACCCGTTTCGGGCGGGTGGTGGTCTCGATCGGCATTCAGCCAAGCGTCGTGCGCTATTCCGGCATCGGGCTTGGCGTCCCTGTTGCCGCCACCTTCATTCTTGCCGGGCTGATTGCCGCCGTTGCCGGCCTTATCCTGACGGCGACCGTGACGGTCTACATCCCCTCTTCCGGCAATGCGTTCCTGCTGAACGCCATCGGCGCGACCTTTATCGGCACGACGCTGTCGCCACTCAGCCGGCCCAATATCCTCGGCACCGTCCTCGGTGTCCTGCTCCTCAGCATCGTTGCCAACGGCCTGCTGCTGACGGGCCTGAACTTCTACTGGCAGCAGGTCGGCACCGGCACGCTCATCTTTGCCGTGCTCGCCTTCAGCTTCATCAACAGGAAAACCGTCGGCGCCTGA
- a CDS encoding LLM class flavin-dependent oxidoreductase — protein MTREIRLNAFDMNCVGHQSLGLWRHPRDKSWTYKDLDYWVHLAKTLERGKFDGLFIADVLGVYDVLNGNVDAALRHSAQVPVNDPLQLIPTMAYETEHLGFGLTASLSFEHPYTFARRISTLDHLTKGRVGWNIVTSYLNSGALNIGQPAQTGHDDRYDLADEYLEVCYKLWEGSWEDDAVVRDRETGIFTHPEKVHPINHSGKYFTVPGIHLSEPSPQRTPVLYQAGASSRGKDFAGAHAECIFVAAPSKTVLKRYVANVRQAAERQGRNPREILAFNLQTVVLGETDAEAQRKFNEYRQYASFEGALTLISGWTGIDFGQFGPDEVLRHRYTNAVQSAVETFTTIDPDKEWTVREMADWVGVGGFGPVFVGSPSTVADLMQEWVEDTDVDGFNLAYAVTPESFEDTVDLLVPELQKRGVYKTEYRQGTLREKLGGAGPRLVAPHPGAAYRNLGIDTPRFAVGGR, from the coding sequence ATGACCCGTGAAATCAGGCTCAACGCCTTCGACATGAATTGCGTCGGACACCAGTCGCTGGGGCTCTGGCGCCATCCGCGCGACAAGTCCTGGACCTACAAGGATCTCGATTACTGGGTGCATCTGGCAAAGACGCTGGAGCGCGGTAAGTTCGACGGCCTCTTCATCGCCGATGTGCTGGGCGTCTATGACGTCCTGAACGGCAATGTGGATGCCGCACTTCGCCATTCGGCGCAGGTGCCGGTCAACGATCCGCTGCAACTCATCCCGACCATGGCCTATGAGACCGAACATCTCGGCTTCGGGCTGACGGCCTCGCTCTCCTTCGAGCATCCCTACACATTCGCCCGGCGCATCTCGACGCTCGACCACCTGACCAAGGGCCGCGTCGGCTGGAACATCGTCACCTCTTATCTGAACAGTGGCGCGCTCAATATCGGCCAGCCGGCACAGACCGGCCATGACGACCGCTATGATCTCGCCGACGAATATCTTGAGGTCTGCTACAAGCTCTGGGAGGGAAGCTGGGAGGACGATGCTGTCGTCCGCGACCGTGAGACCGGCATCTTCACCCATCCGGAAAAGGTCCATCCGATCAACCATTCCGGCAAGTATTTCACCGTTCCCGGCATTCACCTGAGCGAGCCGTCGCCGCAGCGCACGCCCGTGCTCTATCAGGCCGGCGCCTCCAGCCGCGGCAAGGATTTTGCCGGCGCGCATGCGGAATGCATCTTCGTGGCTGCGCCCTCCAAGACGGTTCTGAAGCGCTATGTCGCCAATGTCCGCCAGGCCGCCGAACGGCAGGGGCGTAACCCGCGCGAAATCCTTGCCTTCAACCTGCAGACCGTCGTGCTTGGGGAGACCGATGCCGAGGCGCAGCGCAAGTTCAACGAGTACCGCCAATACGCTTCGTTTGAAGGGGCTCTGACGCTGATATCAGGCTGGACAGGCATCGACTTTGGCCAGTTCGGTCCGGACGAGGTGTTGCGCCACCGCTATACGAATGCCGTGCAATCGGCCGTCGAAACCTTCACGACCATCGATCCGGACAAGGAATGGACAGTGCGCGAAATGGCCGATTGGGTGGGCGTCGGCGGATTCGGTCCGGTCTTCGTCGGCTCGCCGTCGACGGTCGCCGATCTCATGCAGGAATGGGTCGAAGATACCGATGTCGACGGCTTCAACCTTGCCTATGCGGTGACGCCCGAAAGCTTCGAAGACACCGTCGATCTACTGGTGCCGGAACTGCAGAAGCGTGGCGTCTACAAGACCGAATACCGGCAGGGTACGTTGCGCGAAAAGCTTGGCGGTGCGGGGCCGCGGCTGGTTGCTCCGCATCCGGGAGCGGCGTATCGCAACCTCGGTATCGACACACCGCGGTTCGCCGTTGGCGGCCGTTAA